In Arvicanthis niloticus isolate mArvNil1 chromosome 4, mArvNil1.pat.X, whole genome shotgun sequence, a single window of DNA contains:
- the Txnip gene encoding thioredoxin-interacting protein, protein MVMFKKIKSFEVVFNDPEKVYGSGEKVAGRVVVEVCEVTRVKAVRILACGVAKVLWMQGSQQCKQTLDYLRYEDTLLLEDQPTGENEMVIMRPGNKYEYKFGFELPQGPLGTSFKGKYGCVDYWVKAFLDRPSQPTQEAKKNFEVMDLVDVNTPDLMAPVSAKKEKKVSCMFIPDGRVSVSARIDRKGFCEGDDISIHADFENTCSRIVVPKAAIVARHTYLANGQTKVLTQKLSSVRGNHIISGTCASWRGKSLRVQKIRPSILGCNILRVEYSLLIYVSVPGSKKVILDLPLVIGSRSGLSSRTSSMASRTSSEMSWIDLNIPDAPEAPPCYMDIIPEDHRLESPTTPLLDDVDDSQDSPIFMYAPEFQFMPPPTYTEVDPCVLNNNDNNDNVQ, encoded by the exons ATGGTGATGTTCAAGAAGATCAAGTCTTTTGAGGTGGTCTTCAACGACCCCGAGAAGGTGTACGGCAGCGGGGAGAAGGTGGCCGGCCGGGTGGTAGTGGAAGTGTGTGAAGTTACCCGAGTCAAAGCCGTCAGGATCCTAGCTTGCGGTGTGGCCAAGGTCCTGTGGATGCAGGGGTCTCAGCAGTGCAAACAGACCTTGGACTACCTGCGCTATGAAGACACGCTTCTCCTCGAAGACCAGCCTACAG GTGAGAACGAGATGGTGATTATGAGACCTGGAAACAAATACGAGTACAAGTTCGGCTTTGAGCTTCCTCAGGG GCCCCTGGGAACATCCTTTAAAGGAAAATATGGTTGTGTAGATTACTGGGTGAAGGCTTTTCTCGATCGCCCCAGCCAACCAACTCAAGAGGCAAAGAAAAACTTTGAAGTGATGGATCTAGTGGATGTCAACACCCCTGACTTAAtg GCACCAGTGTCCgccaagaaggagaagaaagtttCCTGCATGTTCATTCCTGATGGACGTGTGTCAGTCTCTGCTCGAATTGACAGAAAAGGATTCTGTGAAG GTGATGACATTTCCATCCATGCTGACTTTGAGAACACATGTTCCCGAATCGTGGTCCCCAAAGCAGCTATTGTGGCCCGACACACTTACCTCGCCAATGGCCAGACCAAAGTGCTCACCCAGAAGCTGTCGTCCGTCAGAGGCAATCACATTATCTCTGGGACTTGCGCTTCATGGCGTGGCAAGAGTCTCCGAGTGCAGAAGATCAGACCCTCCATCCTGGGCTGCAACATCCTGAGGGTTGAATACTCCTTGCTG ATCTACGTCAGTGTCCCTGGCTCCAAGAAAGTCATCCTCGATCTACCCCTAGTGATTGGCAGCAGGTCAGGTCTGAGCAGCCGGACATCCAGCATGGCCAGCCGAACAAGCTCCGAAATGAGTTGGATAGACCTCAACATCCCAGATGCCCCAGAAG cccctcCATGCTATATGGACATCATTCCTGAAGATCACAGACTAGAGAGCCCCACCACTCCCCTGCTGGATGACGTGGATGATTCTCAAGACAGCCCTATCTTTATGTATGCCCCTGAGTTCCAGTTCATGCCCCCACCCACTTACACTGAG GTGGATCCCTGTGTCCttaacaacaacgacaacaacgaCAACGTGCAGTGA